The proteins below come from a single Streptomyces sp. M92 genomic window:
- a CDS encoding isoprenyl transferase, with product MAVRGILGRQRREYRTPEPHPSGARPPKLGELVPEHVAIVMDGNGRWAKDRGLPRTEGHKVGAERVLDVLQGGIEMGVKNISLYAFSTENWKRSPDEVRFLMNFNRDFIRKTRDQLDELGIRVRWVGRMPKLWKSVAKELQVAQEQTKDNDLLTLYFCMNYGGRAEIADAAQALAEDVRAGRLDPSKVNEKTLAKYLYYPDMPDVDLFLRPSGEQRTSNYLLWQSAYAEMVFQDVLWPDFDRRDLWRACLEFASRDRRFGGAIPNEELLAMEGKQA from the coding sequence GAGCCGCACCCGTCCGGCGCGCGGCCTCCGAAGCTCGGCGAGCTGGTCCCGGAGCACGTGGCGATCGTCATGGACGGCAACGGGCGCTGGGCCAAGGATCGCGGGCTGCCGCGCACCGAGGGGCACAAGGTCGGCGCCGAGCGGGTGCTGGACGTGCTCCAGGGAGGCATCGAGATGGGCGTGAAGAACATCTCGCTGTACGCGTTCTCCACCGAGAACTGGAAGCGGTCGCCGGACGAGGTGCGCTTCCTGATGAACTTCAACCGGGACTTCATCCGCAAGACCCGGGACCAGCTCGACGAGCTGGGCATCCGGGTGCGCTGGGTGGGGCGGATGCCCAAGCTGTGGAAGTCCGTGGCCAAGGAGCTTCAGGTCGCGCAGGAGCAGACCAAGGACAACGACCTGCTCACGCTGTACTTCTGCATGAACTACGGCGGGCGGGCCGAGATCGCCGACGCGGCGCAGGCGCTGGCGGAGGACGTGCGGGCCGGGCGGCTCGATCCGTCGAAGGTGAACGAGAAGACGCTGGCGAAGTACCTGTACTACCCGGACATGCCGGACGTGGACCTGTTCCTGCGGCCGAGCGGCGAGCAGCGGACGTCGAACTACCTGCTGTGGCAGAGCGCGTACGCCGAGATGGTCTTCCAGGACGTCCTGTGGCCCGACTTCGACCGGCGCGACCTGTGGCGGGCCTGCCTGGAGTTCGCCTCCCGGGACCGGCGGTTCGGCGGAGCCATCCCGAACGAGGAGCTGCTCGCCATGGAGGGCAAGCAGGCGTAA